TAGGGGTCGGCCTTATAGGGGGCTCGCTCGCCCTGGCCTTGAGGGAGAAGGGGGCCGTGGGCACGGTCGTAGGAGTGGGCCGGGGGCTCCCCAACCTCAACGCCGCAATGGAGCTCGGGGTCGTCGACTCCGTCACGCGCGAGGTGGCCGAGGGGGTGCGGGACGCCGACCTGGTGGTC
This region of Thermodesulfobacteriota bacterium genomic DNA includes:
- a CDS encoding prephenate dehydrogenase/arogenate dehydrogenase family protein, translated to MAVVEEGEGKTETIHFDKVAIIGVGLIGGSLALALREKGAVGTVVGVGRGLPNLNAAMELGVVDSVTREVAEGVRDADLVV